In one Antennarius striatus isolate MH-2024 chromosome 15, ASM4005453v1, whole genome shotgun sequence genomic region, the following are encoded:
- the ch25hl2 gene encoding cholesterol 25-hydroxylase-like protein 2 gives MSAGRLFRNEAVPWMSDEDNLTGNRSHCSALQPFWDYLSQNHHHLLRSPLFPVLLSVTTYFFLVGFYTTFDLLAPTWPCINRYRLHPDRPVTWPNIWTTLGVTIYNHLLYILPSTIAQWLWRPPTPLPSEAPTILSFSLGILGCMMLFDFQYYLWHLLHHRIPWLYRTFHAVHHQYNQTFSLVTQYLSGWELFSVGFWTTIDPILLRCHCLTAWSFMVLNVYVSVDQHCGYNFPWALHNLVPFGLWGGAPKHDAHHQRPGTNFAPFFSHWDWLGGTHTEPTPSGHASAGEPDKTKHRKD, from the coding sequence ATGAGCGCCGGCAGGCTGTTCAGAAACGAGGCCGTACCCTGGATGTCAGACGAGGACAACTTGACTGGGAACCGGTCCCACTGCTCAGCCCTGCAGCCGTTTTGGGACTACCTCTCCCAGAATCACCACCACCTCCTGAGGAGTCCGCTCTTCCCCGTGCTCCTCTCCGTCACCACCTATTTCTTCCTTGTTGGCTTTTACACAACCTTTGACCTGCTGGCTCCCACCTGGCCCTGCATCAACCGCTACAGGCTCCACCCGGACAGACCTGTCACCTGGCCCAACATCTGGACCACCCTGGGCGTCACCATCTACAACCATCTGCTTTACATCCTACCTTCGACAATCGCCCAGTGGTTGTGGAGACCGCCCACCCCTTTGCCAAGCGAGGCACCCACCATTCTGAGCTTCTCTCTGGGCATCCTGGGTTGCATGATGCTCTTCGACTTCCAGTATTACCTGTGGCACCTGCTGCACCACCGGATACCTTGGTTGTACCGCACCTTCCACGCCGTGCACCATCAGTACAACCAGACGTTCAGCCTGGTCACCCAGTACCTGTCCGGGTGGGAGCTGTTCAGCGTGGGCTTCTGGACTACCATCGACCCCATCCTACTCCGGTGCCACTGCCTCACAGCCTGGAGCTTCATGGTCCTCAACGTGTACGTCTCCGTCGACCAGCACTGCGGCTACAATTTCCCGTGGGCCCTGCATAACCTGGTGCCCTTTGGCCTCTGGGGCGGGGCCCCGAAGCACGATGCCCACCACCAGCGCCCGGGCACCAACTTCGCCCCATTCTTCTCCCACTGGGACTGGCTGGGAGGCACCCACACGGAGCCAACCCCCTCCGGCCACGCTTCAGCGGGTGAGCCAGACAAGACGAAACACAGGAAAGACTAA
- the s100z gene encoding protein S100-Z — protein sequence MPSQLEGAMDALITVFYNYSGHDGDKYKLNKGELKQLLNSELTDFLTSQKDPMLVEKIMNDLDSNKDNEVDFNEFVVLVAALTVACNDFFQEQKKKKSAEKNL from the exons ATGCCCAGCCAGCTTGAGGGTGCGATGGACGCCCTGATAACTGTTTTCTACAACTACTCCGGACACGACGGAGACAAGTACAAACTCAACAAGGGCGAGTTGAAGCAGCTGCTGAACAGCGAGCTCACCGACTTCCTCACG TCCCAGAAGGATCCGATGCTGGTGGAGAAAATCATGAACGACCTGGACTCAAACAAAGACAACGAGGTGGACTTCAACGAGTTTGTGGTGTTGGTGGCCGCCCTCACCGTTGCCTGCAACGACTTCTTCcaagagcagaagaagaagaagtctgcGGAGAAGAATCTGTGA
- the crhbp gene encoding corticotropin-releasing factor-binding protein, which yields MERTFREQLFFVVLCLSVLKGDSRYIENNEISKDDLYSFFNSELKRETPEELMYRRPLRCLDMVAVEGQFTFTADRPQLSCAAFITGEPNELISVDYDNVDIDCRAGDFITVFDGWVMKGEKFPSSQDHPLPLYERYVDYCDSGPLRRTVRSSQNVAMVFFRIHNAGSGFTLTVRKHVNPFPCNVISQSPEGSYTMVIPQQHRNCSFSIIYPVEIDVSEFSLGHFNHLPKRSVPGCTESGDFVQLLGGNGLDTSKLLPITDLCISFTGPTHMKIGCDNTVVRMVSSGKFVSRVSFSYRLLDNQELQTIKLNNVEDFCFNN from the exons ATGGAGCGCACGTTCCGCGAGCAGCTCTTCTTTGTGGTGTTGTGTCTGTCCGTCCTCAAGGGAGACTCCAGATACATCGAG AACAACGAGATCTCCAAAGATGATTTATACTCGTTTTTCAACTCGGAGCTGAAGAGAGAAACACCTGAAGAGTTGATGTACCGCCGACCTCTAC GTTGTCTGGACATGGTGGCGGTGGAGGGTCAGTTCACCTTCACGGCGGATCGTCCGCAGCTCAGCTGCGCCGCGTTCATCACCGGGGAGCCCAACGAGCTGATCTCCGTGGATTACGACAATGTTGACATCGACTGCAGGGCGGGAGACTTCATTAcg GTGTTCGACGGCTGGGTGATGAAGGGGGAGAAGTTCCCCAGCTCCCAGGACCACCCGCTGCCTCTGTACGAGCGCTACGTGGATTACTGCGACTCCGGCCCCCTGAGGAGAACCGTGCGCTCCTCCCAGAACGTGGCCATGGTCTTCTTCCGAATTCACAACGCGGGCAGCGGCTTCACCCTGACGGTCAGGAAACACGTCAATCCCTTCC CCTGTAACGTCATCTCCCAGTCGCCAGAGGGCAGTTACACAATGGTGATCCCCCAGCAGCACAGGAACTGCAGCTTCTCCATCATTTACCCAGTGGAGATAGACGTCTCAGAGTTCAGCCTGGGACACTTCAACCACCTCCCCAAG AGGTCTGTACCCGGTTGTACAGAGTCTGGAGACTTTGTTCAGCTGCTGGGAGGAAACGGCCTCGACACGTCAAAACTGCTGCCCATCACAGATCTCTGTATCTCGTTCACTGGACCCA CTCACATGAAGATCGGCTGCGACAACACGGTGGTGAGGATGGTTTCCAGCGGGAAGTTTGTCAGCCGGGTTTCCTTCAGCTACCGGCTACTGGACAACCAGGAGCTGCAGACCATCAAACTAAATAACGTGGAAGATTTCTGCTTCAATAACTGA
- the f2rl1.2 gene encoding coagulation factor II (thrombin) receptor-like 1, tandem duplicate 2 — protein sequence MGLVRFLSLLVLFCCFCASRAAGRGRGFIGRIDPENPKQVLVDKATSDALKSSLTTVFLPIVYIIVFLVGLPTNGMALWVFLFRTKKKHPSSIYMANLALADLLFVIWTPLKVSYHFNGNNWIYGEPLCKVLVAFFYGNMYCSILFITCLSIQRYWVVAHPLSQQKRNNRVAVGVSLAIWVFIWLTTTPLYLYDHTARLKDPNVTTCHDVNAIKDPVDPFASVQFPYYYFIFMGLVVFLVPCVLIVISYVRLLKALGTNMEDSTASKNRHKAVVLIVTVLVTFLVCFVPSNIMLVVHYSLVKDGLENNGYGFYITTLCLASLNSCLDPFIYYFVSEDFRDHVKNTLLCRSSRTVERMRVSFSSMKYSRKSKSYVSDSGNTQSSTC from the exons ATGGGTTTGGTTCGGTTTCTGTCGCTGCTCGtgcttttctgctgtttttgtgcGTCACGCGctgcag GAAGGGGGCGTGGCTTCATTGGAAGAATTGACCCTGAAAACCCCAAACAAGTCCTCGTGGACAAGGCCACGTCTGACGCCCTGAAGAGTTCTCTCACCACCGTCTTCCTCCCGATCGTCTACATCATCGTGTTCCTGGTGGGACTTCCTACCAATGGCATGGCCCTCTGGGTCTTCCTCTTCAGGACCAAGAAGAAGCACCCGTCCTCCATCTACATGGCCAACCTGGCTCTGGCCGACCTGCTTTTCGTCATCTGGACGCCGCTAAAGGTTTCCTACCACTTCAACGGCAACAACTGGATCTACGGCGAGCCGCTGTGCAAAGTCCTGGTGGCATTCTTCTACGGGAACATGTACTgctccatcctcttcatcacctgcCTCAGTATCCAGCGGTACTGGGTGGTGGCTCACCCGCTGTCCCAGCAGAAGAGGAACAACCGGGTGGCGGTGGGCGTCAGTCTGGCCATTTGGGTGTTCATCTGGCTCACCACCACGCCCCTCTACCTTTACGACCACACGGCCAGACTCAAAGACCCCAACGTGACCACCTGCCACGACGTCAACGCCATCAAGGACCCCGTCGACCCGTTCGCTTCCGTCCAGTTCCCCTACTACTACTTCATCTTCATGGGTCTGGTGGTCTTCCTCGTCCCGTGCGTGCTGATCGTGATTTCTTACGTTCGGTTACTCAAAGCTCTGGGGACCAACATGGAGGACAGCACGGCGTCGAAGAACCGCCACAAAGCGGTGGTGCTGATCGTGACCGTCCTGGTGACCTTCCTGGTGTGCTTCGTCCCCAGCAACATCATGCTGGTGGTGCACTACTCCCTGGTGAAGGATGGGCTGGAGAACAACGGCTACGGCTTCTACATCACCACGCTGTGCCTGGCCAGCCTCAACAGCTGCCTGGACCCGTTCATCTACTACTTCGTGTCCGAGGACTTCAGGGACCACGTGAAAAACACGCTGCtgtgcaggagcagcaggaccGTGGAGAGGATGAGGGTCTCCTTCAGCTCCATGAAGTACTCCAGGAAGAGCAAGTCCTACGTGTCGGACAGCGGGAACACGCAGAGCAGCACCTGTTAG